GGATCTGGTGAAGCACGCTGGCTTCGGGAAAGACCTCGGGCAACAAGAGGCGTGTTCGAAAGTCCTCGTGCTCGATCACTGCATACTGCTCTGATTCCTGGAGGCTGTTGGCTGTCAGCGGGAAAATATACCTTCCGTCGAAGCTGACTGGAGGCCCGTGGCTGTCGATGCCGGGGCGCCAGGCAAATGCCAGTGTCGCGTGGTCAGCGTCGCGCGGGGTCAGATAAACGGGTGTTTCCGGTGGCTGATCCGATATCCACTGGCCCAGTTCCCAGAGTCCCTCGTCGAAGGCGTGAAAGAGTTCCGGCAGGGCGGCCCAGCGAACAAAGTAGTTACGGGCTGAGGTGGCCGTGGCCAACAGTAGAATCAGTCCGATCAGGGCGGGACCCAGCCAGCGGCCGGCGTCTCCCAATCTGGCAGATCGACGCGAGTACTCCAATATCCACGCCAGCGGCAGGGCGATCAACATGGCGGTCGGCGCGGCTGCACCCAACACACGGTGGAAATGGGGGGCATATTCGCTGACCATCCCGGGTATCAGGAGTCCAACAAGCCCGATGATCAACAGGCTGTAGACTGGCTTGCGGATGCGCCAGAGGGCCATCAGGAATCCGGCAGCGAAGGGGACTGCCAGCCAGATGTTCAGCGCCGCAGCACCAGGAAGATTGCGCCGCGGGTCCAGATCCCCCGTCATCCCGACCGGAAAAAACATCCTGACCGAGGCCCAGGCATTCTGCCAGACATTGCCAGTAGCTGCCTCGTCGCCGGCAATGGCGACCTGGCCGGGACGCAAGAACAGGAGTTCATTGTTGTTCACAAAGAACCAGGCCAGTGGAAGGACCAGGATCAAGGCTACAGCTGCGGCAATCACCAGGCCGCGCCACCTCGCTTGTTTCTCTTGCCCGATCGACCGATCATGGTCCTCATATGGGACCCGGCGATCGTAGAGGATCAGATGGATCGCCGTCAGGGCTACCAGCAGGGGAATCACCCAGGCGCCCTGATAGGTGTAGAGACAGGCTGCCAGCACGGCGCCCAGCGCAGCGAAGCTGGGCCAACGATTGCTGCGCCAGCCCCGCAGGAGTAACCAATTGGCGGCAGTCCATTCCAGGGGGACTATGATGGGTTCAATGCCCATGCGGCTGAAGTGCAGATGCCAGCGCATGATGGCTAAAACCAGGGCGGCAAAAAAGGGGAAAACGATCGTCAATTCTGGCTGCCTGCGGCGCATCTCCTCACCCAGCATGAACATAACCAATACGCCCAGCAGGCCGAAAAGAGCGGCCGTCGTGCGCATCGCTGTCGGTCCCGCTTCAGCGCCAAATAGCTGGAAAAGGGCAAACATGAGGGCATTGGCGTAGGCGTTGAGGGGTGGAACGCCGAAGTTACCGGTCAGGAAAATGGGCTTATATCCTGGCTCGGTGAGGATGCGCCAGGCTTCCAGACCCTCGAACGACTCGTCGAAGTGAAAGCCCGGAGGCAGACTGTCGATCTGCCACAGGCGCAGGCCGGCGGCCACGGCCAAAATTAAAAGCAGTGCCAGGAAACGCCGGGCAAAGGATGGGCTTCTGACCACCTCAATCGGGACCAGGGTAGGGAACATCGATCACCAGCGCATCGACCTCCCGCTGCAGAATGTCGAGCTGCTGCCTGACCGTGGCGAGTACCTGATCCAGCGGGATCAGTTGCCGTTCCTTTTGATCCCGTCGTTTGAGTTCTACCCCTCCCTGTTTCAACGCTCGGGCGCCCACGGTGATGCGCAAGGGCAAGCCGATCAGATCGGCATCGTTGAATTTCACGCCAGGACTGGCGTCATCCCGATCATCGTAAAAGACCTCGATCCCTGCCGCTCGAAGCTCGTCGTAGAGCCAATCCGCCGTTTCGACCGCCTCGGGCGCCTTGCGGGGCAGCACCACCAGATGGACATGGAAGGGGGCGATGCTAACCGGCCAGATCAGGCCATAGTCGTCGTTGTGGGTTTCGGCGACGGTCGCCAACATGCGGCCTACCCCGATGCCGTAGGATCCCATGACAATCGGTAATAACGACCCATCCGCGGCGTGGAAAGTGGCGCCCAGCGCCTGCGAAAAGTGTGTCCCCAGTTTGAAGATGTTTCCCACCTCCACACCACGCTCGGTCTGCAGGGCATGACCACAGTGCGGACATGGGTCGCCGGCAGCAGCAGCCGTGATGTCCGCGATGACATCCGGCTGAAAATCCCTGCCACTGGTGACGTTGCGCAGGTGATATCCCTCGTCGTTGGCGCCCGTTACCAGATTAGGCGTTGCTGCCACCAGGTCATCGACGATCACCAGGCAGTGTTGGACGCCGATGGGCGACGCGTAGCCGGGCTCAGCGCCGATCGCTCGAATCTCCTGCTCAACAGCCGGCCGGAGGCTTTTTGCCTGGATCGCCTGCCGGAGCTTTGTTTCATTGACGTCCATGTCACCGCGGGTAACAGCGAAAACAAACAGCTCATCCCTTTTTTGCCCGGCGAATTCTGCCACAAAGAAGATCGCCTTGGCCGTCTGGTTGGTTGGCACGCCGAGAAAGGAAGCCACATCGTCGATGGTTTTGCAATCGGGGGTGGCGACCTTTTCCAGCGGGGCCGGCTCGATCTGAGGTGGCTTCGGTTTGCGGAAGGTGGCAACTTCCCGATTGGCCGCGTAGCCACACTGATCGCACAGGAGCAGGGTGTCCTCACCTTTTTCGGTGAAGACTATGAATTCCAGGGACTGGCTGCCGCCCATGATGCCCACGTCGGCGCCGACGGTCATTACATTCAGGCCAGCGCGGTGGAAGATATTGTGATAGGCCTGCCAATGCGCTCGAAATTGGCGATCCAATCCCTCTTCATCGATGTCCAGAGAATAGGAGTCTTTCATCGTAAACTCCCGGACGCGTATCAGCCCACCGCGCGCCCGGGGCTCGTCCCGAAACTTGGTTTGGATGTGGTAGACCAGTTGGGGCAACTGGCGATAGGAGCTGATCTCCCGCTTCGCCAGATCGGCCACCACCTCCTCATGGGTGATCGCCAGGGTCATGTCTCGTTTAGCCCGGTCTTGCCAATGGACCAACTCCGGGTAGGCAGCATCCCAGCGGCCGGAAGCCTGCCACAGTTCAGCTGGATGCACCACCGGCATAGTGATTTCCTGTCCGCCAATGGCGTTCATCTCCTGGCGGATTATGGCTTCGATTTTATCCATAGCGCGGCGGGCCAGCGGCAGGTAGGAGAATATCCCGGAAGCCAGCGGACGGATAAAACCGGCACGCAACAGGTACTGGTGGCTGATCAGTTCCGCGTCAGCTGGTGCCTGGCGGAGGGTTTGGAAGAAAGCGCGGGTCAAACGCATGGTCGGTTCCTTAATGAGATGTCACAATGTCATAATGTCACAATTCGATGTTGACATCATGACATAATCTAATACGCTCTGGCGAAGATCGCCACGCGATCAGTTTTCTGGCCGGTGAAGAAACAGACTCCCTCACCTTCCTCTGCATCCAGTGGGAAGCAGCGAATGGTCGCCTTGGTATCGGCCTTCACCTGGTCTTCCTCCTCGGCAGTGCCTGCCCAATGAACTCGCAGGAAACCTCCCTCGCTATCGAGAGTTTCCCTGAATTGCTGGTAGGAAGAGATGCCGGTGTGGGTATTCTCCTCCCGGAAGTCGGTGGCCTGCTGCAGAAGACTGGCCTGTATGTCGCTCAGCAATTCCTTGACTGCCTGATCGACGCCGTCGACCGGGATGCCGAACACCTTGGCTTTGGGGCCATCATCCTGTTCCTGGTCGCGGCGGATATCGCGGCGGGCAAGAACCACAGCGTTTTTCTTGACGTCGCGGGGACCGATCTCGACTCGCACAGGCACCCCCCGCATTTCCCAGTCGTTGTACTTGAAACCAGGCGTGAGGCCATCCCGGTCGTCCAGATGTACGCGGATTCCCGCTTCCTTGAGCTGGGCCACCACCCGGTGAGCGAGTGGCATGACAGCCTGCTCTTCCTTCGCCTTGCGGAAAATGGGGACCACCACTGCCTGAATGGGCGCCATCACCGGCGGCAGGCGCAGTCCTTGATCATCGCCGTGGGCCATGATCACCGCGCCCACCATGCGGGTACTTACTCCCCAACTGGTCGTCCAGGCAAATTGCTGTTCGTTGCTTTCATCCAGGAATTTGATATCGAAAGCCCTGGCGAAGTTTTGGCCGAGAAAGTGGCTGGTGCCGGCCTGAAGGGCCCAGCCATTGCCCATCATTGCTTCGATGGTGTAGCTGTCAACGGCGCCGGCAAAGCGTTCCCGTTCGCTCTTGACCCCCTGGATCACCGGAATGGCTGCATCGTTGATGGCGAAATCGGCGTAGACATCCAGCATCTGCAGGGTTTCGGCAACAGCTTCTTCTGATGTGGCATGGGCTGTATGCCCCTCCTGCCAAAGGAACTCCAGGGTCCGCAGGAAAGGCCGCGTGCGCATTTCCCAGCGCACCACGTTGGCCCACTGGTTGATCAGCACAGGCAGGTCGCGGTAGCTCTGGATCCACTGGCTGTACATATGCCCGATAATTGTCTCCGATGTAGGGCGGACGACCAGGGGCTCGGTCAGTTCTGAGCCGCCGCCAATGGTGACGACCGCCAGTTCCGGCGAGAATCCTTCGATGTGGTCCTTTTCCTTCTCCAGGAAACTCTTGGGAATGAATAAGGGGAAATAGGCGTTGACGTGTCCGGTAGCCTTGAATCGGCTATCGAGGCCACCCTGAACGGCTTCCCACAACTGGTATCCGTAAGGCTTGATAACCATACAGCCGCGAACGGGCGAGTTTTCGGCCAAATCGGCCTCGCGAATGACGTCCAGATACCAGCGGGAATAGTCCTCGCTGCGTGGTGTAACTCGAGATGCCATGAGGGACTCCTTTTGTCCGATATTATCTCTGTGAAGTTTCTCGTGGCGAGCCATAGACAAGATGGGCGCAAGACTCAGGCCACGACTGTTTCCCGGTCAGGGAAGTGACGAATGCAAGATTGTACGATGGAATGATCATTGAATCAAATCAGGCGTCTTGTTCTGCGCTGGAGTTTCGGGTCAGTACGTCGATTGCATCCTGTGGTGTGTCGGTGAAGGTCAGGAGTGCCAGGGCGGATGAGCCTAACTGGGTCCAGTTGTAGGTCGAGTAGACCACCTGGGGCCACTCCGGTCCCACGATGATCAAAGGCCGCACCGGTATTTCTGCGATCAACATCATATTCCACACCACCGTCAATTCCGCCAGGGTGCCAAGTCCCCCGTGCACGATGATAAAGGCAGCGCTCTCGATTGCCATGCGTTGGATACGATCTGGCAGTGTTGCGCACTTGCGCTCCTCGCGTACCCAGGGATTGGGTTCCAGCTTGTCGTCAAACGTGACGCAGGTATAGCCGATGGTTTTGCCGCCGGCTTCAAGGGCGCCCTTCAAAGCGGCTTCCATGGTTCCCATATACCCGCCGGTTGCAACGGCATAGCCTTCATCGGCCAGCAGCCGGCCCAGCAAGAGAGAGTCGGCGTAGAGTTGGCTGTCATCTGAGACTCTGGCGCCGCCAAACAGGGTGACTATTTGCGGTGATGTGGGTTGTTGTTCCATTCCTTGCCCTATTCGAATAGACCGCGAGGACCGGTTGGCCCGGGATCGCTAAAGATCGAGAACTTTCCAGGGATAGACATTGATGACGGTTGTATCGTGGTATCGGGTTTCGGTCACTTCATCTGACCTGTAAACATGTTTGTGCCCATGGAGCAGATAGCGGGGACGAAAGGTGCGCATTAGCCACAGAAAACTTTCGAAGCCCTGGTGGGCCCGGTCGCTGCCATCGTGAATGCCTGCGGGCGGACTGTGGGCCACCAGAATATCCAGGTGGCGGCCAAGGCGCGCTCTTTGCCACAACATCGCGGGGATCAGTTTCCAGGTATTCAGACGCATTTCAGTCTGGGTATACTGGAAGCGAGGATTGCTGTTGTAGCGGATCGAGCCCTCCAGGCCGGCGATGACCAATCCCTGTTCGACGACGACCCGCCCGTGGATATCCATCGGATGCCGCCGGTAACCCTCATGCATGCCTTCCTGGCGGAATTCTGCGCCGGAAGCATGGTTTCCATACACCCAGAAGCAGGGAACGTCCAACATGCTGATAACGTAGTCCAGATAGTAGGGAGCAAGGTCACCGCAACCCAGCACAAGCTCAACTGGTCCCACCAGTGAGCGGATGCGCGGGCTATAAATGAGTGGATCGATCTTGTCGCTAATGGCCAGGACTTTCATTACAATGCCACAATGCCTCACAGATTGCGGGCAGTATAACACCCGGTGTCGTGGCTGTCAACGGTCACCTTCACCGCCGGCTGCTTGCCAATCGGCCCAGAACGCCGCAGCCAGATAGGCGTACCCCTGATTTGACCGGACCTGCAGGGCCAGTTCCCGATTCATCTTGGAGGATGCTTCACTGCCGTTGATGCTTCCCAGGTGGAGCCAGCCCTGATGGTCATTTTCCACCAGTACCATCTTGTTGTGCAGGCCCAACCCGGCTGGATTTCCCAGGCGCGCCCTGAGATCCAGGCTTTCGTCGAAGGCAATTTGGTGTAGATAGCCAACTGTTTGCGCGTTTTGCCCATAAGAAAAGTAGCTGTCGAGCAGGATTCTTACCTGGGCGCCCCGGCGGGCTGCGTCGATGTATGCCTGCAATCGAAGGTTGGGTGCGGTCTCGGGGACGTCGGCAGCGCTGCCCCAGTGCACCCGTTCGTAGAGCTGTTCGACAAGAACGATGTCACCCTGGCCTGCCTGAGCAACCATACCCAGAATCCCTCCAGCCTCGGGTGGCAGAAGACTCGATTCGGGCGCCTGGATCAGTTGTCCTGAGAAAGAGCCCGATAATACCAGCGGTTGGCTGTGAATCAACTGATAGGCGTCGCCGCCTGTCTCATTGTCGGGTTGGAATCCGGCCGGGGGCGCGCCATAGCGAGGATCGGATTCGGTCCAGCGGAAGAGATCGCGATGGTGCACGGGATCAAAGTCAGCGTGGAAGATCTCACGAGCGCGGGCTACAAGTTCGACCGAATCTGTTGCCAGGGCAGCGCCCCGGCGTCCAACTGTGCCATCAGATTTGTCATCATCGGGCATGGAAGCGGGTCCCATGTTTTCCGTGCTGACGAGTAGAATGCGCTCGTCTACCACGGCGAACTTAGCGTGTTGATAGGCATAACGATCGCTGGCATCGTTGCGATCACTCACCATGAACCAGACCTGTCCACCGGCTTCTTCGATCATCTGGGAAACGTAGCGCTCCTGATCGTCGATGCCTCCCACGGGACCACCCTCCAGCAACAAGGTTACAGACACATTGTCCCTGGCCTTGTTGGCCAGAAGTTCCGCGAGGGCGATATGTTTGAAGGTGTGTACTTCAAGGATGATACTTTCTTGAGCGGTGGCCAGGGTGTCGCGAACCATTTCGAAGAGATTATCCGGGCCGAGAGAGATGGTAAACGTGGCGCTGCTGGTGATCTGAACTGGGCGGCTGAAGCGTTCCAGGTCCCAGCCAGGATACTGTACCCGGCGTCCGGCCAGGTGATCATTGGGATCCTGGGCCCAGTCGCTCGATGTGTTTGTGTCGCTGACCTGTCCTGCAGCGGGCAAACTCAACTTGCGATAGAGGATCTGCCCTTCGGCGGGAAAGGCATTGCTGGGGGAGTAGGGCATCAAGGCAGGGCCGATCCAGCCGGGCTGATCCTGGTCTCCGTTTTCGTAGACCAGGACATCCACGACGCTGCCGGCTGGATCGGAAAGGATGATCTGCCCCCCTGAATTGCTGAATCGAAGGGGGGTGCCAGACAGGTTGGGAACGCCTGGATCGGTATCGGCGCCATACTCGCAGTCTGGCATCAGGCCGAATACCAACGAAAAGGCTGTGGCCTCCCGGCTGCACCATAGGCTGGCATGGGAGTCCAGAGTCAGCTGGGGGAATACAACGGTGCGCCGACCATCGCTGACCCTGTACCCCGCAAGATCGATAGCGTTTCGGCTTGCGTTGCGGAGACGAAAGGCCTCATCGGGTTCGTTGCGAGTAACGGTGTCGTAGTAGAGGGCAGTGATATGAAGCGAGGGGTGGTGACTGCTGATCAAGGGCAGAAAGGTCTGATGGTCGTTCAATGGGCTCACAGGTTGTGCCTGAAATGGCGTGATGTTGTTATCCGGGACCGGGTTCGTAGTGATAGCCAGAGCAGCCGAAACCAGAAGAATCAGCAGGAAAAAACGCGTCGACATGAGTGTCCCCCTTGTTGCATGTTGTTGTCTGGAATGGATACGGATTGAACGAGCCAGAACGGCTAATCTTTCCCCCGAGAGATTGGTCCAGTCGGACCTCTGCTCTCAACTGATATAGTATACCACTATTTGGGACTCGCGCCAGTTGGATTACGGTGAGTCCAGCTCCAGTCAGATTCTTGCACACTGGGCAAGAAAATTAGCCACGAACCTGACAAGGATGTACCGCGACCTCTGCGCCGGAGGTCTGCGCAAATCAGCGTTCCTCTGGCTTGTCCAGGTTAGGGTAAGGCGGCTGACGAGCCGCCTTTGCGCAAGATCAACCGGCTGACCCAAAAAATGGGGATTTCGTACAGCCTGGACTCCGCTGCATATTGAGGATTGCTGAAGTTGAGTCGATCACCTCTGATGTAGCTATGTGGAAGGAAGAACAACTCAACGCACCCACAAGTTCTCTTGTTCACCAATATGAAGAGATAACTTTTGCCCACGTACAAGGGTTGTGTTATCATGTTTTTTTGGGTATGCCCCCGTAGCTCAGTGGATAGAGCGCGGGTTTCCTAAACCCGGCGTCGCAGGTTCGACTCCTGCCGGGGGCACCTGGGGTTCTGGCCGATGCAGGCTCAGATTACGATTTTTCTCGGCGCGAACCCTGGGATCTTAGGATTGGATCCGGGCCGATTGACTGGCAATTGCCTGAAATCGGTTTTTTTATGGGCAGAGTCTTCGACGATTTAATAACGAAAGAAAAGAGATGAAGGAGCAGTAACGGTGACAAGTATGAATCCACAATTGATTTCTCCCTATGGTGGCGAGCTAGTAAATCTGATGGTGTCGCCCGAGGAGCAGGAGGCGTTGAAAGCCTATGCAAGCGATCTGCCTTCCCTGCAGATCTCTCAGCGGGCCGAATGCGATCTGGAATTATTGGCAGTGGGCGCCTTTTCCCCCCTGGATCGTTTCATGGGGCAGGAGGATCTGCAGCGGGTGCTGGATGAAATGCGCTTGACAAATGGCTACCTTTTCCCGATTCCGGTGACTTTACCGGTCAATCCCGATGCCACGTCGATTGCGGGGCAATCGGCAACTCTGAGTCTGGATCAGGACATCGCATTGCGCAATTCCAAAAACGAGCTTCTGGCCGTCATGACGGTCGAGGAGATCTACGACTGGGATCTGGCCGAGATAGCTGAAAAGGCCTTCGGTACTCAGGATCTTCGCCATCCCCTGGTGGCTGAGATGCACCGTTGGGGCAAAGTCAACATCTCGGGCAGGCTGCGGGTGCTCAATCTACCCAAACACTACGATTTCCAGGACCTGAGGCTGACGCCCACGCAGACCAGGGCACGCCTGGCCCGGCTGAGCCACCAGAATGTTGTGGCCTTCCAGACAAGGAATCCGCTGCACCGGGTTCACGAGGAACTCACCAAGCGCGCCACTGAGGAAATCGACGGGGCACTTTTGCTGCATCCGGTTGTTGGCATGACCAAGCCGGGCGACGTGGACCATTTCACCCGCGTTCGAACCTACAAAGCCCTGACCAGCCGTTACTACGACCCCGATCGCATTCTGTTGTCCCTGCTTCCGTTGGCCATGCGCATGGCGGGGCCCCGCGAAGCACTCTGGCATGCCCTGATTCGCCGCAACTATGGGGCAAATCACCTGATAGTCGGGCGTGATCACGCCGGGCCTGGCAATGACTCCCAGGGCAATCCGATCTACGGCCCCTACGATGCCCAGGAAATGGTGGCTGAGTACTCCGATGAGATCGGGGTGAAGATGGTGCCCTTCCGTATGTTGGTCTACCTGCCCGACGAGGAACGCTATGAGGAGGTGACCAAGGTGCCCGAAGCCAGCCGCACCGCTGCCATCTCTGGCACCCAGGTGCGGGAAGAGTACCTGAACAACGGCAAAAAACTACCCGATTGGTTCACCCGTCCCGAGGTTGCCGATATTCTGGCCGAGACCTACCCGCCGCGCCACAAGCAGGGAGTGTGTATTTGGTTCACCGGCCTCAGCGGCTCAGGCAAGTCCACCACCGCCGAAGTACTGACGGTACTGCTTCAGGAGCATGGCAGGCAGGTGACGGTACTCGACGGAGATGTGGTCCGCACCCACCTGTCGAAGGGACTGGGCTTCAGCAAGGACGATCGCGATATCAACATCCGGCGCATAGGCTTTGTGTCGGCCGAGTTGGTGCGCCATGGTGGCACCGCCGTCTGCGCGGCCGTCAGCCCCTACCGCGCTACTCGCAACGACGTGCGCAACCTGGTGGGCAAGGATCACTTCGTGGAGGTCTTCGTCGACACGCCGCTGGCCGTGTGTGAGCAGCGGGATGTCAAGGGGCTCTATGCCAAGGCTCGCCGTGGTGAGATCAAGGGCTTCACCGGGATCGACGATCCCTACGAGGCTCCCAACAACGCCGAGTTGATGCTGGATACAGTGCGAAACACGCCTGAGGAAAACGCCCATGTCATCCTCAACTACCTGATCGACCAGGGTCTGGTCAGGACCACAGAACGGGAGACCCCGATGGTAGCCCAGAAAAGTGGCGGAATCGCCTAAATGCAGCGGGCACTGATCACAGGTGGGGCCGGTTTTATCGGCTCCCATCTTGCGCAAGCACTTTTGCAGCGCGGGTGGCAGGTTACCGTGATCGATGACCTGTCCACCGGCTCCTTTGCCAACATCGAGCACCTTGTTGGCCATCCACACTTCGGTTATGCCATCGAGAGCATTACGAATGAGATGGTGCTCGACCGCCTGGCCAGCGAGTGCGGCACGATTTTTCACCTGGCCGCCGCTGTCGGGGTCAAACTGATTATTCAGGCGCCAGTCCATACGATCGAAACAAATGTCATGGGAACTGAGGCCGTCCTGAAAACCGCCCTGCGCTACCGGGCCAGGGTACTGATTGCCTCCACGTCCGAGGTCTACGGCAAGGGCACCAGGGTGCCATTCCGTGAGGATGACGATGTGGTTCTGGGACCCACCTCGCGCAGCCGTTGGTCCTATGCAGCCTCCAAAATGGTCGATGAGTTCCTGGCCCTGGCCTATGGCAGCGAGCATGGACTACCCATCACCATCTTTCGGCTGTTCAACACGGTGGGACCCCGTCAATCAGGCCGCTATGGCATGGTGATCCCCCGCTTTGTCAGACAGGCCCTGCAAGAGGAGCCGCTTACCGTCTATGGCGATGGCCAGCAGACCCGCTGTTTCTGCAATGTATCGGATTCTGTCACAGGTATCGTTGGGCTGGCCGAGGCTCCCCAGGCATTGGGTCGCGTCTTCAATCTTGGCGGAACCGACGAGATCAGCATTCTCGATCTGGCCCATCGGGTGTTGAAGATCGTGCACCCGACTGCTCGGGATTGGCAAGATCGTTTAACCTTCATTCCCTACTCGGAGGCTTATGCGGCCGGGTTTGAGGACATGCAACGACGGGTCCCTGATATCACCCGGATTCAGGAGACCATCGGTTGGCAGCCTCAAATCTCGCTGGATGACACGATCCGGCAGGTGGTCGCAACTTACCAGTAGCGTTTTGCCTTGGCTCTTTGAGATAGCAACACCGACGGTTTACTTACGCCAAACTGGACCAGGTGGTTTTTCGAAACGCCATGATCCGGAAGGGGCGGTTGATGCTTTGACAAAAGGCCTCGCGGCGGGTTGCCGGATCTGCATCGAAGGATCGGGCCAGTGCCGGGTCATTGGGTGTGAAGCCGCCATGGATCGCCAGAATCTCCTCGATTAACCGGGCATAGCCCTCGACATCGCTTCGGATGTGCAGAATGCCGTCAGGTCCCAGTTGATCATGAAAGAGTGCTGCCACCGGTTCGGTGAACAGGCGCCTGGCACGGTGCTTGCGTTTCCACCAGGGATCGGGGTAGAGCACGTGAATGACATCAACCTTAGCCAGCAGGTTCAGCTGGGGCAAGGCCCAGCGGGCGTCGTCGTCGCTGATCCAAAGATTGTTGAGGCCACGCTGCTCCACATGGCGCGTGATGCCACGGCAGAGGTGTCTCTTGACCTCGAACCCAAGGAAGTGCCGGTTCGGGTCAGCGCTGGCTCGCCCCAGCATGAACTCTCCAGAGCCAAAGCCGACCTCGATCTCCAGAGGCCGGTGGTCCAGGAACCTATCCAAACGACCTCGTTTCCCTTCGCTGATTTCGATCAGGCGAAAGTAGGGCTGTTCCTCGGGAATCGCCCGCCAGCGCACGTGATCGGGTCGACGTTTTGGATCGCCACCGATCAGTCCTTTCCCCTCAGCGTATCCTTTTGCATCCTTTTGGCGCTGGGCCTGGTCTGTTTCGAACGTTTCCCGCCCAACGCGCATCTGTCTTTCCATGGGCCGCCTGTATTTGTGCGGGACGGTCTATGTTGCCACGATATTCACCAGCTTGCCACCGGCAAAAATAACCTTGCGGATGGTTTTGCCGCTGATATGCCGTTGAACATTGGGGTCCGCCATGGCGAGCTCGCGTGCCTGTTCTTCCTCGATGCCGGCCGGCGCCTCGATCTTGCTGCGAACCTTGCCGTTTACCTGAACAACCAGGGTGATGGTCTCTTCCCTGGCTGCCTCCGGATCCCACTGGGGCCAGGACTGTAGATGGATGCTGGGTCCGGGATGCCGGCGTTGCCACAGTTCCTCAGTCAGATGCGGCGCAGTGGGTGCCAGCATCAACAGGAGACTGTCCACCGACTCATGCCAGGCATCGCTTCCATAGACCGGCGTACCGCGCGCGGTTTTCAGGGTGTTTCGCAAGGCCATGAGCCTGGCAACCATGGTGTTGAATTTGAAGGATTCAATGTCGCCGGTGATGTCCCGAATAGTCTGGTGCGTCGCCCGA
This genomic window from Chloroflexota bacterium contains:
- a CDS encoding bifunctional sulfate adenylyltransferase/adenylylsulfate kinase, yielding MNPQLISPYGGELVNLMVSPEEQEALKAYASDLPSLQISQRAECDLELLAVGAFSPLDRFMGQEDLQRVLDEMRLTNGYLFPIPVTLPVNPDATSIAGQSATLSLDQDIALRNSKNELLAVMTVEEIYDWDLAEIAEKAFGTQDLRHPLVAEMHRWGKVNISGRLRVLNLPKHYDFQDLRLTPTQTRARLARLSHQNVVAFQTRNPLHRVHEELTKRATEEIDGALLLHPVVGMTKPGDVDHFTRVRTYKALTSRYYDPDRILLSLLPLAMRMAGPREALWHALIRRNYGANHLIVGRDHAGPGNDSQGNPIYGPYDAQEMVAEYSDEIGVKMVPFRMLVYLPDEERYEEVTKVPEASRTAAISGTQVREEYLNNGKKLPDWFTRPEVADILAETYPPRHKQGVCIWFTGLSGSGKSTTAEVLTVLLQEHGRQVTVLDGDVVRTHLSKGLGFSKDDRDINIRRIGFVSAELVRHGGTAVCAAVSPYRATRNDVRNLVGKDHFVEVFVDTPLAVCEQRDVKGLYAKARRGEIKGFTGIDDPYEAPNNAELMLDTVRNTPEENAHVILNYLIDQGLVRTTERETPMVAQKSGGIA
- a CDS encoding GDP-mannose 4,6-dehydratase; translated protein: MQRALITGGAGFIGSHLAQALLQRGWQVTVIDDLSTGSFANIEHLVGHPHFGYAIESITNEMVLDRLASECGTIFHLAAAVGVKLIIQAPVHTIETNVMGTEAVLKTALRYRARVLIASTSEVYGKGTRVPFREDDDVVLGPTSRSRWSYAASKMVDEFLALAYGSEHGLPITIFRLFNTVGPRQSGRYGMVIPRFVRQALQEEPLTVYGDGQQTRCFCNVSDSVTGIVGLAEAPQALGRVFNLGGTDEISILDLAHRVLKIVHPTARDWQDRLTFIPYSEAYAAGFEDMQRRVPDITRIQETIGWQPQISLDDTIRQVVATYQ